Genomic segment of Primulina tabacum isolate GXHZ01 chromosome 11, ASM2559414v2, whole genome shotgun sequence:
TGTATCTCTGAAAAATTGTTTAAAGCACTAATCACATCCAATTATATCCAAAATTTACACGAAACCCGATCCTGAAACGGCAACCAAAGCTTTGCCACCTAAAATATAAAACATTTTCCCAAAATTTAAAATGGAAATACAGGTTTTACAACAAGAAACTCCCCGTCACCATTGGCAACTATCGAAATACAGAGTAAAATTATATAAAcgatgaataaataaataaatgaacatCGTACCAAATTAACTACTGGTGCTGACAAAAGTAGTACCTCCTTGGGTCAATCGAGAGCCGAGCTTCGCGTAAGAAGAGAGCTTAACATCGAGATCGCCTTCAATTTTTCGCGCCTCTTTGCGGAGCTCTTCCCATCCCGAGTCCTGAAACACGTCCATAATTAGATCCCCACCAATCCGGATCTATACGGATCCGCGTCGTTTTCCAACAGTTCCTCCACTTCACTCCTTGTCCTGATTTCGATACGAATCCGTCAGTTATTACAGTTGGATTTGCAGAATCCGATGCTTCGGTGCTGCACTCGCTTTTTAAACACTCGAATCTCATATTCCTTCATTTCGAGAAACTCTTCAAAATCGTTTGGGTTCTAATTTTATGGGCTCAAAAAACTGGGCCTTTTagttttatattataatttttagaactcaatttgagaatttaaaatatttttttattgtcactttctgaattaaaaatatttttaattactgATAGAAAAAAGTAGCATTTTTTGAATTACAAGtccttaaaaaaatgaaaatggtGATTGTTGGTACTATTAAGTtgtaagacaaaaacttgtgtgagacggtctcacggatcgtattttgtgaggcggatatcttatttgggttatcaatgaaaaatattactttttatgctaagaatatcacttttttattgtgaatattagtATGTTTAACctgtctcacggataaagattcgtgagaccctctcacaaaagacctactctaagTATAATTAATTAGGCATATATTacctatttaattaataaagtaCATTTTATGGAAGTGAGATCACATAGACATTGGATTTTTTGTTGTGTTACTGTTAAAATTGGAACTTGCActtaactcaaccccaaaaactagctcaagggggaggattgtttaagaccatatatacaactcccaagtattttatccaaccgatatGGACAACTAACAGTTACACAGCATACACCAATTTTCTGAGCTCGAGACATCaataaagtaaattatatttaaaccaAATTACtaatgtatatatgtatgttaTAAACAGATAGTGGTTTCTTACATGCACTCTGGGACAAAATGAATATGTCAAATTCTGTGAAAAGTAGCAATAGAATCTTGTATGTTtcattgctaattaattatatcGGAGGAATTTTATGTTCCATCCCTACTTTTAGGCATGGTTTGGCATGCCTAATAACGGGTAATGACAATTTTAATTTCTCGGGGCCAATTTTATTCGTTGTTTGGCACGAAAAAGATGGTTTAGTGTGGATCGTAATTAAGTAGGGTTGTGCCATAGCACCACATAATGGAGAAATCAAGTCGTACGTGAGGCCATAGGCGAGCAAACCGCAACCAAAAGTCACAAAATGCTCGTTTTGAAcaaacaattttaaaatgtttttagcgttttttaaatgaaaagaaCTTAAGCTATATATTTAGCTAAAAATTTTGTAGaacattttttaattaaatttttaaaaaaaatgttctccgagtatatttttataaaacaaCCTAGCTAGatgtgttttttttaatgtttttaaaaatgaagaaaataattgaaatcaaatatattactttttaaaTGTAAAAACGTTTTCATAAAATAGTTATCTAAATGCATATTTGTTCTTAAAATACCTTATaaaacattttataaaatatttttaaaaaacaatttataaaaacattttataagTATTTGTCTAAAAGAGAGtttaaaatgatatttgtaATTCCAAATTGTTTTCAATTCCATGAAGTCAAACACAAAGTTAAATGTCACATGCAGTCTTATATTTTGCATGATAAACTACAAAAGTATCCAACGCGAAGCCACCACTGCATTTGCCTGAGGATTTGAGGCTGCAGCAACTTCCGGTCGCCATGCCCCACCCAAGTCGGGAAGCCTTTTTTATAACTCGGCTGCTGAAACCCTCCATCGGCATTATTCAAGGCTAGCGTGTTGCTAAGCAACATGCTGACGTTGTTCGAGATCAACGGGAGAACAAAACCTATCACACCAAGTTCTACGAAATCGGTTCTACAAGTATCGAGATTCGTCAGAGCCGTCCTGAGCCATGTTTGCGCATCATCAGAACTGCACTTCCCGTTTGGATCGATCAAAAGTCTGGTTGAGCTTACGGATAGTCGGATAGTGCTATGGTATAACTCTACGCAAGCGGCCCAAATAGACTTTTCTTGTTTGTTGCGGCATTTTGGACGGAGGGATCGCAGGCTGTCTTGCGCAACCATGCAGCGGTCCAGATCATTGCCCAATCTAAAATTCATTCTCCTACCTATTAATTGATCAGAGTTCATTTGGCTGTGgattaattatttttgaaaagaaaagtttttatataaaaaattacagTGACGTCcgaaagaaataaaaatttattttttttaaaaaaagatttaaaatactatACTTCAAAACGACAAGCATAAATCATGTTGTTTGTTGGAATTATTATTTCTAGGCTATTATATTTTCAGGTTACTTTTCTTTTTAACGATTACAAccaataaattcaaaaaataatttatttaatgtactttaaattatatttcaactaaaaattatgaaaattttaatgatATGACTTTCTAATTAACTTAGAAGGAATTAGACAATTGTCGATGATATATtaactatattaattttatgcaCAAACAAATTTGTATATCTTTTCAggaaaaaatgtttttcatcttttataTTTGAGTTTTTGAGATTTTGATATGTTACATTATCAGAATTGGTttttaatcatatatttttcatttttttgtcaGTTAGACGTTTGTTTGGTCATTTTATTCGGAAATGTTTATATGACATCAGTGtcacttaaaaaaaataagtaaaataGGTAGAAAAAAAACTGACTAAAAATGAAATGTGATAGCATAGATAACCAAAATCACACAGATACAAACATAAATGACTAAATTTGCAAGTTTCCCCTTCTTTTAATCTAAATTTTCCGAGTTCATAAATTCACATATAATCATCAATTAAGCCAAGTCCCAAATACTATTAATATAGCTTATTAATATTGTTTTACAAATTGCACCGCttcattattttatgaaaaaaattagtttaattTTGGCTACACATCTTTCGTGCTTTTTAActgatataatataataaatcgACAGAAAATATTAATCACggcaataataaaaaattaatcgacGAAAACTAAAGAAGCAGTTAGAAAATAAATCTAGTTTAGTAacatttatcatatttttataatcTTCATTCAGGCACTTTTCAGTCAGGTTAAAGTGAAAAATTTAATGGACGAAACTTCTGCTAGAagatttatatgtatatatcaaaGGTGTAGTTGTAATTAATTAGGTATCGAATGTAATTAATTGTGTGAAGCGTATTATAATAAGGTCATTAAAATTGAATGTCGTGATTAAAAAAATGCGAACAAGCACAACGTCATCACTTTTTTTTTGGAGtaaatatcttgtgagacggtctcacgaatctttatccgtgagacgagtcaaccctaccgatattcataataaaaagtaatactcttagcacaaaaagtaataatttttcatggatgactcaaataagagatctgtctcacaaaatacgacccgtgagactgtctcacaagtttttgcttttttttttaaacctgaAATTAATTATATGAATAAACAAACACAATTAAACAACATGATATTAAATTGTATTATCTTATTACATAACTCGAGGACTTACAAGAGTCAAATATATTTGGATACAATTGCCGACAAACTCCTGTAAAATAAAGAATCGGAGAAATAAAATGCAGTGTCCAcactattttatttttcttcttccaTATATACTAGATAGATACACAAACAATTTAAGGCAAATAAACCAAACACAAACCAAGAAAtatgataaatatttaaagACCAGAAGTGAATGGCACATTAGTCCCCGGTAACCAAGAACTCCCGGCAATAAAATTCCCGACTGTAAATTTAGATGCCTCAGTTGCACTAGTAATCACGCGATAACCCTTCCATGCGACCCGATTCGCAGTGGAAGAACCAGGACCGGTATTATCATATTCCCCATAATACAAAGTATCCAACGCGAAGTTCCCGCTCCACGGCATCCAACCTGCCGGATTGATCAAACTATCCAAGAAGGTCTTCATGAACACCGTGCGAGAGTATTTCTTCCACGGACGTCCCAAATACGTCTTTACGGAGCCTTGAACCGGTTTAAGATCCGAAGCAGCCGTGACCCGACAATTATGGATGGATATCCCGGTGTTTTGGTTCGGGTCGGTCCGACCTTGAGCAGTTAGGGTATTTGTCTTGTTTGGGGGGTTTCTTGGGTATATGTTGCAGTTTTGTAATACCACGGCTGCATTACCAAATATGAAGTCCACTGTGCCATATATATCGCATTCTTTATAAAATTGTCTTTCGGAATGAACATAGAGCGTGTCTTGGTAGCCCTCGAAACTGCATTGATAGAATACAGAGAGATCTGATCCAGAACGCAGGGCGACCGCCTGGTGATTGCCGGCTCCTGCGGTGTTTCTAAAGGTGATTCCTCGAGCAATAAATCCATCACCAGTGACAGCTGCAgatgaatatatcataaaatattagaattaaatcaattaatatAACTCTAATAATCTAATTACCTAGCTAGTTCGAAGGTAGTTAtattattttacattaaatattAAAGTCAATATTCATATAATTTGATTTTCCAAATGAGTTTAACAATGGATATCGATGGAGTATATTGGTTAACTTGTGCATATTATATTGGTCTTTTACTTGGGCAATGCTTTTGTCAACATTTTAACGATTCCAAATTTGAAGTCGGATAttgttgtattttttaaaaaaaatctgtcTGCATCAGTACttttcaatctatatctataaaTTAAAGTCAATGCATGTAAACGTTGTCACATTCTTAttatatatacatcatatatataatatctgCCATCCATTTCCACGGATGAGCTAGCCAACCTGCAGGGCATATTTCCTTccaatttatataaatatatttcgcttctaaaatttcaaaatcctcCCTCCATAGTATAAAATGTAGATAGTCATGTTACTTatatttccttcaaaaataacaAAGCAGAGGAGACGAAATTTTAGTGATCAGTGCTTATCATGTTCATCTAGGTGAAAGATATTTCTTCTTTCTTATAATTTAAATGATTAACTAATTTTTTCAACCATTTTTGCTTGACCAAGAAATTAAAGATCGGTGCTTCTCAAGAAATGTATATcggtaatattaaattttcaccagtaattaaataatatcaataaaaaaaatcatatgatTAAATGGGATGAAATTTAGTTATTGAACTTACCAACGGTGGCCGAGTTGAAGGTGGTGCTCCCTCCTCCAACGCTCTTACTTCCAGTAATGATCGTCTTCCCTATCCCATCCCCTAGCAACATAATGTTCTTCAGTTTATTTCCAATATTCACATTTTCTGTATAAGTACCTTGCTTCACATGTATCACATATCTTCCACTTCCGGACCGTTTTCCGGCCGCAGAAATAGCCTCGCTCACGGTCTTGTAGTTGCCGGAACCATCCTGAGCGACCACGATATTTGCCGTCGGGTTTGATGCCTGTAGCAACTTTCGGTCACCAGGACCCAACCATTTCGGGAACCCTTTTTTATAATCCGGCTTCTGAAACCCTCCGCCGCTATTATGCAAGGCTAGTGCGTTGCTGAGTAGCATGCTAACGTTGTTTGACATCATAGGAAAAACATAATCGGCGAGACCAAAGTCTACGAACCCCATTCGACACGTCTCGAGATTCGTCATGGCCGTGCTGAGCCAAGTGCGGGAATCTTCAGGAGGACATTTCACGTTTGGATCAACGGTTTGGTTGATTTTGAGTATCGTGCTCTCGTACAGTTCTACACAGTCGGCCCAAGCAGCCTTTTCACGCTCGTTACGGCACTTTGGACCGAGGGGTAGTAGGTTGTTGCGCGCAAGAGAGCAGCGGTCTAGGGCGAGTTCTTTCGACAGTTTGAAGAAGTCGGATTCGGATTTGATGGTTTTGTACTTGGGGTTGTGTGACATGAAGTACTCACAGGGTTGCGGATATGGTGTTTGGCTGCACCAAGATTTTCGTACAGAATTAGGATCGATAGAAATGGATGATGAAATGAAGATAGAGATAAGAATAATGGAGAATAGGGTTTTTGATGCCATTGCTAGCTATGTTTTGTTTATATTTGTTCCATTAATGGTTGGTATATATAGAGAAGGAGGGATAGAAGAATTTTGGAGTTGTTGGTATTGGATAAATGATTTTTTCCCTCTTACATGGTAAATAACACATACTCTGACGAGAATAACAAATTAATATTTCGagtttttattttgatatataagattaaaaatatataaatttcttaaaatattgAGTTGTACTATATATGAAagagtatgtcttttgtgagacggtctcacgaatctttatatgtgagacgggtgaATCCTACCTAtagtcacaataaaaagtaatatttttactataaaaaataatattttttcatggatgacccaaataagatatccgtctcacaacgaatctttatctgtgaaacggatcaaccctactgatattcacaataaaaaataatatttttagtataaaaagtaatattttttcatggatgactaaataagatatttgtctcacaaaatacgatccgtgaaatcgtctcacacaaatttttgtcatctAGTTTTGgtttaaagagaaaaaaaatttctaattcCTTTTAATTTATCGATTCTATTATATTTGGTTTATGTCTAAATTTTCGAGCCGTATTCCTCAAAGTACAAAACCAACGTGTAAAGTATGTCATTTCATGAGTCGTTCTTGTTGTTCTCGTCTGTTTTAATCTGCGTAGACCGTGGATTTTATCATGTAATTGGGCAGCCAAAATGTTATCGCGTAATAATTTGTATTAGAGTTGActtgcaaatatatatatatatatatatatatatatatatataaggaaaAGGCATGCATGAACGAAACGCGCATTTGaaatattcatataataattatttaattatatatatataaatatatattttgctTGAATTTATTCACCAATATTCCACTAACAACTATTTCTTCGAAGAAAACGGAGAATTTTTATGGAATCGGTATTCAATTTGTATATGTACCCCAACTAATTTATTCTTAAATTCTCCGCTAGACTATGAATTTATTacaatcataaacatataatcaTCTTATTTATTAGTTCAATTCGTCCCTATACAACTTTGTTAGCCCAAAAAAATGCGAAACAAGGggaaaaaaatacatatttaagAAGAACGACTCCCCACACTCCGTTACTGTTCAATTAATTCTAGATCCCTAGTTCACCCAATAAATTTTACTTATAATATTGCTAATCTCTAATtttatttgtgtgtgtgtgtgtgtgtgtgtaaattaattaattagctcACCTATTCGAGACTTTTATAATTTGACTTATGCAACAAACCCATAGAATAGAACTACAGAAGTTAAAATTAGGTTTCATTAATTGTGAGTTCCGGCGCAGCATATTGCATActtttttgcaaaaaaaaaaaagaaaaaaggtagcctccctttgaattttaaataccATTAATGTTGTGAATAATACGCAATTCCATTgatttataaagttaaagttATAATAACTTATAGAATGCATATGTAAAATATTGTTTTGTCTCGTTTGAAATTGACAAGAAAATTGAGCAAGATGGACAGCACATAGAGTGGAGGGTATAACTCGATACCAAGTCCAGCTACGAGCCCTCTTTTCGAGCTATTTTCTCGCTCGTTTTGAACTTAATTATTTTAGAAGAATGAAATTTTATATAGAATTTcgggattatatatatatatatatatatatatatatatatatatatatatatatatatatatattgaactAGGACTGAATCATCAAATTAAAATAAGATCAACTtatagaaaatatatatatatatataaataattttttaattgttgaTTCTATATGGTAGAAAAGTAAGTATGTATCTGATATGTAACTTAACAAATATCTAGCTATAAATTAACATAATAATTGGAAATTTCTCACCAATTATTGGTTTGATCTTCCGTTTAAGACCTTAACCACCTCAGCCCCCGTTTTATTAGATTCGACATTAATTTTCATTGTAATTGACATATCGGGAGGTGTATTCAATGTAggagatttattgatttttaataacttttgtatattttcatttttccttttcacattttttattttttaacttattattcatttaataattttttgt
This window contains:
- the LOC142519394 gene encoding pectinesterase 2-like, yielding MASKTLFSIILISIFISSSISIDPNSVRKSWCSQTPYPQPCEYFMSHNPKYKTIKSESDFFKLSKELALDRCSLARNNLLPLGPKCRNEREKAAWADCVELYESTILKINQTVDPNVKCPPEDSRTWLSTAMTNLETCRMGFVDFGLADYVFPMMSNNVSMLLSNALALHNSGGGFQKPDYKKGFPKWLGPGDRKLLQASNPTANIVVAQDGSGNYKTVSEAISAAGKRSGSGRYVIHVKQGTYTENVNIGNKLKNIMLLGDGIGKTIITGSKSVGGGSTTFNSATVAVTGDGFIARGITFRNTAGAGNHQAVALRSGSDLSVFYQCSFEGYQDTLYVHSERQFYKECDIYGTVDFIFGNAAVVLQNCNIYPRNPPNKTNTLTAQGRTDPNQNTGISIHNCRVTAASDLKPVQGSVKTYLGRPWKKYSRTVFMKTFLDSLINPAGWMPWSGNFALDTLYYGEYDNTGPGSSTANRVAWKGYRVITSATEASKFTVGNFIAGSSWLPGTNVPFTSGL